From Zea mays cultivar B73 chromosome 3, Zm-B73-REFERENCE-NAM-5.0, whole genome shotgun sequence:
TTGGAATCGATGATGGTGCTCTTGTTAGTCTTGAGAGAGAATGCAGTAAATCACTACAGGTGAGGCGCTCATGGTAATTTGGTGTTTTTATGGATTCGCTTGTTATGAGCAAAATCAAACATTACATTCATTCGAAACGCCACTATATTATTTTCTATTTGATCTTACACTGTTAGGTTCTGAACTATGAAGATGCCTTGTCTGAACTGGTCACCTGTACTAAAATATGTATTTTTGATAGATCACACAAAAGAAGTGTTTGATAGTAGCACAAAGCTCCGTTTATTACTTAACTGAACTTGCATGCTTGCACGGTTGCAGGTGCTTGATATGTCTCAGTGTCAGAATATCACCGATGTAGGAGTTTCATCCATCCTGAAGTCGGTACCCAATCTATTGGAACTGGATCTTTCATACTGCTGTCCTGTAAGTAGCTAACCATCTGGTCATATTATTGTATCACCTTGGCATGACCTGAGCCCTCACAGCTTAATCTACACCCTTCATGTATCAGGTTACTCCTTCTATGGTGAGAAACTTCCAGAAGCTTCCTAAACTGCAGGCCCTGAAGCTGGAAGGCTGCAAATTCATGGCCAATGGACTAAAAGCCATTGGGACCTCTTGTGTTTCTTTAAGGGAGCTAAGTCTTAGCAAGTCATCTGGAGTGACAGATACAGAACTCTCTTTTGTTGTGTCAAGGCTAAAGAACCTGCTGAAGCTGGACATTACCTGTTGTCGCAGTATTACTGATGTTTCACTAGCGGCCATAACTAGTTCGTGCACTTCCCTCATCTCTCTGAGGATGGAGTCTTGTAGCCATGTTTCCAGTGGAGCACTCCAACTGATTGGGAAGCACTGTTCTCACTTGGAAGAGTTGGACCTTACTGACAGTGATTTGGATGATGAAGGTACATATTGAACTGGCTACTATATTATTCTTCGCCAGATGGACATAAAGCTGACTCTGAATATTTTCTGTACAGGATTGAAAGCTCTTGCCAGATGTAGCGAACTTTCGAGCCTAAAAATTGGCATTTGCTTGAAGATAAGTGATGAAGGTCTTAGCCACATTGGAAGGTCTTGCCCAAAACTCCGCGAGATTGATTTGTACAGGTCATTATTAGACATGCCTTGCGGTTCTCTTTGTTTAGTTGACTTTTGTCAGCAAACTAACTTATGTTCTCTGTTTCAGGTGTGGAGTTATTAGCGATGATGGAATTATTCAAATTGCGCAGGGTTGTCCGATGCTAGAGTCTATCAACCTATCATACTGCACAGAAATAACAGACCGTTCACTGATTTCACTCTCAAAATGCGCAAAGCTGAATACTTTGGAGATCCGTGGCTGCCCCAGTGTTTCATCGATTGGGCTCTCAGAAATAGCGATGGGGTGCAGGCTGCTTTCCAAGCTTGATATTAAGAAATGCTTCGGGATTAATGATGTTGGAATGCTTTACCTTTCCCAGTTCGCTCATAGCCTCCGTCAGGTATTATCCTTCTCTCCTGTAACTGTAACAGGAATCTCGTGATACCTTGTGTGTTCTGCAATTGTGCTAATACCATGTATGTCTCGTTACAGATAAACTTGTCATACTGTTCAGTCACCGATGTTGGGCTCCTTTCCCTTTCTAGCATATCCGGCCTGCAGAACATGACCATCGTCCATTTGGCGGGTATAACACCCAATGGCTTGACAGCAACTCTTATGGTTTGCGGTGGGTTGACGAAAGTGAAGCTTCATGAAGCATTCAGATCCATGATGCCTCCTCATACGATAAAAAATGTTGAGGCACGTGGCTGTGTTTTCCAGTGGATCGATAAACCGTTCAAGGTATTCTACTGCTCCCCTGGTTGCTTTACACACAGCGTTAGACCCTTGTGCTCGTCAACTAGTTCTTGCCCGATTTGCTGCTTGAAAACGATACACACTATTTGTTTCAGAAAAGATGTGGTTCTATTCGTCTATGTTTTGTGCTGCCAGATCTAAATGCAGTGCTGTTTCTTCTCTGTATCTGTGATATCTTGTCTATGCTTAAAAACACGCGACTCATGATTTGCTTATGGAtgatgtgtgtgtgtgtttaAAAAATGCCTAAATAAAGAGTATAGCACAGTTGTCTTGAATCTGTTGAGTCGATTTGTTCTTACTACAATCACAAGTCTGCAAAAGCAAAACAGTGTGACAGTGTCTAATAATTGGTGTGGCATTGTTCAGGTTGAGGTGGAGCCTTGTGATGTATGGAAGCAACAGTCACAAGATGTGCTTGTGCGATGAGAATACAGGAGACCTCGAGCGTAGCCGCTATCGTGGAAATCGTGGCATGCATCGTATGGATGGATGAGTTGTTGTTGGCTGGCAATGGCATCCAGAAGTGAAGTCTGATGGGGGGAGCTCCAAACTCAGCGTTGTAATCAGTGCGATTCGGCACAAAGATACCAGCATTTGAGCAGAGGTGTATGTATGTCTTGATGTTGTTTTATACTGCTATAGATGTGTAGATCCCATTGTTTGGTGAGGTGATCATTTGCGAGGAAGTTGACTATTAGCATGTATTAAGATAAAAAGGAAAGAGATGAGAAAATGTTTTTGAAATTTAGTACGATATGCCTTGCAGTGCCTGTATCTGTTGCATTCATATTTGTGATCAGCTGGAATGAAGTGGCTTGCATTCATGTTTTATACTGCCGTGTTTGGGATGCAAGAAGAGAATGAAGGGGCACTGGTGATCTCTGCCTGCTTGGAATGAAGTGGATTTGCCGGTTGCATACGACACAGGAGGATGTAGTTCCTGGAGTTTGTTGAGTCCGATTTGGATCAGGGTTGGACAGGCACATGAAACTCGATCGAAGCATACAGCTGAAGGGTAAGGGGAAGAGAGCGAGGTCAGGCGCCTTGGGGCTGGTAGTATCGAAGGAACGAGACATTCGATGATTGTAAGACAGGATTACAGGAGATGCACAGCCTCCCTTGCCTCTGGATCTGTTACTAAGACTTTCAACTTCTGCTTATATGTCGTAAAAAATATTAATAAAAAATCTCGAATTGGATTGGTTGGGGTGCGCCAGGCTCAGCCAGTAGTGCAACGGCCGAGCGACGCTCGAGGGGCCCAGTGGCAAGCCACTGTAGTGGACCCTCCCCcacaaaaaataaatttaatatcgaAGTGAACACATGGTCCACATATCAGATATTAAACTGATAAGAACAGATACTACACTTGATCTTAGCCAAAAGGCCGAGAAAGGTATGCTCTAAACAGCCAACCTCCGTCTCCTTTTGTAGCGAGTCCGGGCCTCCCCGCTGCTTTGGCTGGGCGAGGTGGGACTAAACGGATGAAGCCGATCGCACTGCATCCGGCTGAACGCTGACTGCGGCGGTGTCCGTCTAGTGCTATGTTAATGGGCCGCAGCCCAGCGGGCGTTGTTGCCTCCGATACTTATTAGTTAGGCCCAACTGTTAAAATCCGGACAAAACGGGGGATGCTGCATCTCTAATTTTGCTCGAATTTATGTACGTTGGATGCATGTTCCCGTCTATTATCCCTCTCATCCACACAACTAAGAATAGCCGAATGAAAacaagcctcttcttcacctctcCCATGCAAGACCTCCAGTGTCTCTCCTCCCATTTTCCAGAAGCAAAGCGACGTCAAGAAACAAGAAGAGAGGGAGGTTGATCCGTCCAAATAATAGATGGGATTCCAATCAAATGGCAGCAATGGCACAGCCTAGTTAGCCGACAGATCATCACTTGATTTGTCAGCAACAGCATCCGATTCTAACAGACAGCGAGCCCGAAGACATGACGGCGGTGGCGAACCTGTCGTCGGGGGCGCTGGAGGCGACGGCGAAGCCGCTGGCGGCGGCGTGCTACGACAACAACCTGGTGAACTCGCAGGGCATGTTCCTGGGCGACCAGCCGCTGCGCTTCTCGCTGccgctgctcctcgtgcaggtgtCCGTCATCCTAGTCCTCTCCGCGGCCGCCCACGTCGTGCTCCGCCGCCTCGGCCAGTCCCGCTTCGTCACCCACATGCTGGTCGGCATCTTCCTGGGGCCCTCCGTGCTGGGCCGGAACGCCTCCTTCCGCGACCTCCTCTTCTCCGAGCGGGGCACCTACATCCTCGAGAGCGTCTCCCTGGTGGcgctcatcctcttcctcttctccATGGGCGTCAAGACCGACCTCAGCCTGCTCCGCCGCCCCAGCGGCCGCGCCGTTGCCGTCGGCATCACGGGAGCCGTCGTCCCGCTCGCCATCACCCTGCCCGTCTTCCACGCGCTCCAGCCCTCGCTGCC
This genomic window contains:
- the LOC109945355 gene encoding F-box/LRR-repeat protein; amino-acid sequence: MAMAAQQHRHHKRRRIALSPSPSPSLAPIPGAPTPPLDSLADELLFLVLDRVAQADPRALKSFALASRACHAAESRHRRTLRPLRADLLPAALARYPSATRLDLTLCARVPDAALASAAVSGSSALRAVDLSRSRGFGAAGVAALAAACPDLADLDLSNGVHLGDAAAAEVARARALRRLSLVRWKPLTDMGLGCVAVGCTELKDLSLKWCLGLTDLGIQLLALKCRKLTSLDLSYTMITKDSLPSIMKLPNLQELTLVGCIGIDDGALVSLERECSKSLQVLDMSQCQNITDVGVSSILKSVPNLLELDLSYCCPVTPSMVRNFQKLPKLQALKLEGCKFMANGLKAIGTSCVSLRELSLSKSSGVTDTELSFVVSRLKNLLKLDITCCRSITDVSLAAITSSCTSLISLRMESCSHVSSGALQLIGKHCSHLEELDLTDSDLDDEGLKALARCSELSSLKIGICLKISDEGLSHIGRSCPKLREIDLYRCGVISDDGIIQIAQGCPMLESINLSYCTEITDRSLISLSKCAKLNTLEIRGCPSVSSIGLSEIAMGCRLLSKLDIKKCFGINDVGMLYLSQFAHSLRQINLSYCSVTDVGLLSLSSISGLQNMTIVHLAGITPNGLTATLMVCGGLTKVKLHEAFRSMMPPHTIKNVEARGCVFQWIDKPFKVEVEPCDVWKQQSQDVLVR